In Ornithorhynchus anatinus isolate Pmale09 chromosome 17, mOrnAna1.pri.v4, whole genome shotgun sequence, the following proteins share a genomic window:
- the EVI2A gene encoding protein EVI2A — MGQHYLCVAFLVTTSFSLPPQILANYTYFWDTDGTDWNHTIPNQTNGNNDGRNESLDPVTREADYEGRSTSTLATPTSSAFLSLAPDSREGLSTPPPTPNSSLTTWGTGTTRKIQNESTKASNCEENNKMAMLVCLIIIAVLFLICTLLFLSTVVLANKVSALKRSKQMGKRLPRSNGDFLANSGLWPAESDTWKRAKQLTGPNLMMQSTGTLTALGEGEDEEASRKLAN, encoded by the coding sequence ATGGGGCAACACTACCTGTGTGTTGCTTTCCTGGTAACGacgtccttctcccttcctccccaaatacTGGCAAACTACACGTATTTCTGGGATACAGACGGTACCGACTGGAATCACACCATCCCAAACCAAACAAACGGAAACAATGACGGGAGAAATGAAAGTTTGGACCCGGTGACTCGAGAGGCAGATTACGAAGGCAGATCCACGAGTACTCTTGCAACGCCAACATCATCTGCTTTTCTATCTTTAGCTCCTGATTCAAGAGAAGGTCTTTCTACACCACCCCCTACCCCAAACAGCTCTCTTACAACATGGGGTACTGGGACCACAAGGAAGATCCAAAATGAAAGTACCAAAGCGAGTAACTGTGAAGAAAATAATAAAATGGCTATGCTGGTTTGCTTAATTATAATCGCGGTGCTTTTTCTTATTTGCACCCTTTTATTTCTGTCGACTGTAGTTCTGGCAAACAAAGTTTCAGCCCTCAAACGATCAAAGCAAATGGGCAAACGCCTGCCCAGAAGCAACGGAGATTTTCTGGCAAACAGCGGCCTGTGGCCGGCTGAATCAGACACATGGAAAAGAGCAAAACAACTCACAGGGCCCAACCTGATGATGCAATCCACTGGAACTCTCACAGctctaggggagggagaagatgaggaagcATCCAGGAAACTGGCTAACTAA